A stretch of the Vitis riparia cultivar Riparia Gloire de Montpellier isolate 1030 chromosome 13, EGFV_Vit.rip_1.0, whole genome shotgun sequence genome encodes the following:
- the LOC117928012 gene encoding tryptophan N-monooxygenase CYP79A68-like, with protein MMMGSSCNSTMSSSFPNSFLFLLSHNSETLKLASLHLHLPFILLLLFLIFFAFLILYKLEPKTLITKQMPLLPPGPTPWPLVGNLPELFTKKPVFRWILGLLEELNTEIACIKLGNVHVIPVISPEIAREFLKEHDAVFASRPITMTSDHLSRGFLTTVLSPWGEQWKKMRRIITSEVLKPARHMWLLQKRTEEADNLVRFIYNQCKFSSITSHNFTESSVVNVRTAVRQYTGNVVRKMMFSRRYFGEGRKDGGPGLEEEEHVNSLFTTLAYLYVFSPSDYLPCLRVFDLDGHEKMVKEALSIINKHHDPIVDERIIQWRNGEKKEVEDILDVFLTISDTKGKPLLSVEEIKAQLIELMIEIVDNPAHAAEWAMAEMINQPEIMQKAVEEIDRVVGKDRLVQESDIAQLKYVKACAREALRLHPIAPFNVPHVSMADAVVAGYFIPKGSHVLLSRVGLGRNPRVWEEPLKFKPERHMNDEVVDLAEPELRFISFSTGRRGCPGTALGTALTVTLLARLLQCFSWSVPPNQDQIDLTESMNDLFLAKPLHAHAKPRLHASMYGN; from the exons ATGATGATGGGTAGCAGCTGCAACTCAACCATGTCTTCTTCATTTCCAAATTCATTCCTCTTCCTGCTCTCTCATAATTCTGAAACCTTGAAGCTCGCTTCACTTCATCTTCATTTACCATTCATCCTCTTGCTCcttttccttatctttttcGCTTTTCTCATCCTCTACAAACTCGaacccaaaaccctaatcaCCAAGCAAATGCCACTGCTCCCTCCTGGTCCAACTCCATGGCCATTAGTTGGGAACCTGCCTGAATTATTCACAAAAAAGCCGGTATTCCGGTGGATACTTGGACTTTTGGAGGAACTCAACACTGAGATCGCATGCATCAAACTGGGCAATGTCCATGTCATTCCCGTGATTTCGCCTGAGATTGCCAGGGAGTTTTTGAAGGAACATGATGCAGTGTTTGCATCCAGACCTATTACAATGACGTCCGATCACTTGAGCAGAGGATTCCTGACCACAGTCCTTTCGCCATGGGGAGAGCagtggaagaagatgagaaggATCATCACTTCTGAGGTGCTTAAGCCAGCAAGACATATGTGGCTCCTCCAGAAGAGAACTGAAGAAGCCGACAATCTTGTCCGCTTCATTTATAACCAGTGTAAGTTCTCTAGTATTACTAGCCATAATTTTACGGAATCATCGGTTGTGAATGTGAGAACTGCAGTCAGACAATACACAGGAAATGTGGTTAGGAAGATGATGTTCAGCAGAAGGTACTTTGGGGAAGGAAGGAAAGATGGAGGGCCTGgacttgaagaagaagaacacgTAAACTCCCTCTTTACCACTCTTGCTTACCTATATGTATTCTCTCCATCTGATTACCTTCCATGCCTGAGAGTCTTCGACTTAGATGGCCACGAGAAGATGGTAAAAGAGGCTTTGAGCATCATCAACAAGCATCATGATCCGATAGTGGATGAGAGAATAATACAATGGAGGAATGGGGAGAAGAAGGAGGTTGAGGACATACTCGATGTTTTCCTTACAATCAGCGACACGAAGGGAAAACCATTGCTATCAGTAGAAGAGATCAAAGCCCAACTCATA GAACTGATGATTGAAATAGTGGATAATCCAGCGCATGCAGCTGAGTGGGCAATGGCAGAAATGATCAATCAACCCGAGATTATGCAGAAGGCCGTGGAAGAAATCGATAGAGTGGTTGGAAAGGATAGACTTGTTCAAGAATCCGATATCGCGCAGCTCAAATATGTTAAAGCCTGTGCTAGGGAAGCTCTGCGGCTTCACCCCATAGCACCATTCAACGTGCCCCATGTGTCCATGGCGGACGCTGTTGTGGCCGGCTACTTCATCCCCAAAGGCAGCCATGTCCTGCTGAGCCGGGTAGGGCTTGGACGGAACCCTAGAGTGTGGGAAGAGCCATTAAAGTTTAAACCAGAGCGGCATATGAATGATGAAGTGGTGGATTTAGCTGAGCCTGAGCTTCGGTTCATTTCATTTAGTACTGGGAGACGCGGGTGCCCTGGAACTGCCTTAGGGACGGCCTTGACAGTTACACTCTTGGCGAGACTCCTTCAATGTTTTTCGTGGAGTGTGCCACCGAACCAGGACCAAATTGACCTCACAGAATCAATGAACGACCTCTTTCTAGCCAAGCCTCTCCATGCTCATGCAAAACCACGCTTGCATGCTTCCATGTATGGGAATTGA